The following proteins are encoded in a genomic region of Cercospora beticola chromosome 8, complete sequence:
- the RAS1 gene encoding Ras GTPase, which translates to MSHGKMTLYKLVVLGDGGVGKTALTIQLCLNHFVETYDPTIEDSYRKQVGIDGQSCMLEVLDTAGQEEYTALRDQWIRDGEGFILVYSISSRSSFTRIQKFHHQIQRVKESTSAGSPTYPGSPLSQTMSSYGPAPIMLVGNKCDRVTEREVSTQEGQALAKQLGCEFVEASAKNCVNVEKAFYDVVRQLRRQRAAAPARNSKASQHSDPGLRAARTNGSEYYADRGDKKRYRRERAKDRGGSKCVIL; encoded by the exons ATGTCGCACGGCAAAATGACGCTGTACAAGCTGGTGGTGCTTGGAGACGGAGGAGTGGGAAAGACCGCCTTGACGATTCAG TTATGTTTGAACCACTTCGTAGAGACATACGACCCCACCATCGAAGATTCGTACCGCAAACAAGTGGGCATCGATGGACAATCCTGCATGCTAGAAGTGCTGGACACAGCAGGCCAAGAAGAATATACAGCATTGCGAGATCAGTGGATaagagatggagaaggcttCATCCTGGTCTACAGCATATCTTCGCGCTCCTCCTTCACGAGGATACAGAAATTCCACCACCAGATCCAACGAGTCAAGGAATCGACATCTGCAGGCTCGCCGACCTACCCTGGGTCGCCGCTTTCTCAAACCATGAGCTCATACGGGCCCGCTCCTATCATGCTGGTGGGCAACAAGTGTGATCGGGTGACCGAGCGGGAAGTGTCGACACAAGAAGGCCAAGCACTTGCTAAGCAGCTGGGCTGCGAGTTTGTCGAAGCATCCGCAAAGAACTGCGTCAATGTGGAAAAGGCATTCTACGACGTGGTCCGTCAACTACGAAGAcagagagcagcagcaccagcgcgAAACAGCAAAGCCTCCCAGCACTCAGATCCAGGACTACGAGCAGCCCGGACGAACGGGAGCGAATACTACGCAGATCGAGGCGACAAGAAGCGATACCGAAGAGAGCGTGCCAAAGATCGAGGGGGCAGCAAATGTGTCATATTGTGA
- a CDS encoding uncharacterized protein (CAZy:GH72~CAZy:CBM43): MALTTLLATASVLLSYAGHATAQDVDTIVIKGSKFFYSGNGTQFYIKGIAYQQDFVAGRGDATTTNYNDPLADADGCRRDIPYLQQLYTNTIRVYAIDPAQDHDECMALLANAGIYVVADLGAPSESIESNNPAWNTDIFARYTSVVDVMAKYSNTLGFFAGNEVVNQPNQTIAAPFVKAAVRDTKAYIRSKNYRAIGVGYATTDNVDIREPLANYMDCGNPDDGVDFWGYNVYSWCGDSSFENSGYEARTQEFESYNVPVFFAEYGCNTVQPRTFGDTPVLYGPQMDSVWSGGIVYLYFQEANDYGLVSVDGDSVSTLDDFNNLRSQIATVSPSGVNSNDYNPTNSAQACPTQDASFSAVPTVLPPSPDTSVCECMYNSLSCVASDEADNSTYAELFDYVCGMGGDLCNGIAANSTTGTYGEFGMCSPQQQLGYVLNQYYSSRDSASTACDFSGSATLQQATSATGSCAAALSSASSAAGNGGGGASTSEGAAAGGHAVSGTVEYITMAVLVQVALISGIGMIVL; encoded by the exons ATGGCTCTCACAACCCTACTCGCCACCGCGAGTGTCCTGCTGAGCTATGCTGGCCATGCGACAGCTCAGGATGTTGATACTATCGTGATCAAGGGCTCGAAATTCTTCTACAGCGGAAACGGTACCCAATT CTATATCAAAGGCATTGCTTATCAGCAAGACTTTGTCGCAGGCCGCGGCGATGCTACAACAACAAACTACAATGATCCGCTCGCGGATGCCGATGGCTGTCGACGAGATATCCCGTACCTACAGCAGCTCTACACCAACACGATCCGCGTGTACGCTATTGATCCCGCACAAGACCACGACGAATGCATGGCACTCTTGGCCAATGCCGGAATCTATGTTGTCGCCGATCTTGGTGCTCCCTCCGAGTCCATCGAGTCCAATAATCCCGCTTGGAATACAGACATTTTCGCGAGATACACTAGCGTGGTCGACGTGATGGCGAAGTATTCCAATACTCTTGGATTCTTCGCCGGAAACGAAGTGGTTAATCAGCCAAATCAGACCATAGCCGCACCTTTCGTCAAGGCTGCAGTCCGAGACACCAAGGCATATATCAGGTCGAAGAACTATCGCGCGATTGGCGTGGGCTATGCGACCACCGACAACGTGGACATTCGAGAGCCACTCGCCAATTACATGGACTGTGGCAATCCCGATGATGGCGTGGACTTCTGGGGTTATAATGTGTACAGCTGGTGCGGAGACTCTTCGTTCGAGAACTCGGGATACGAGGCCAGGACTCAGGAGTTTGAGAGTTACAATGTTCCCGTTTTCTTTGCCGAG TACGGATGCAACACAGTGCAGCCACGAACTTTCGGAGACACTCCCGTGCTCTATGGACCACAGATGGACTCTGTGTGGTCCGGAGGCATAGTTTACTTGTATTTCCAAGAAGCAAACGACTAC GGCCTTGTCTCAGTCGACGGCGACTCTGTCTCCACGCTGGATGACTTCAACAACCTCCGTTCTCAGATCGCGACAGTCTCGCCAAGCGGCGTCAACTCGAACGATTATAACCCCACCAACTCAGCTCAGGCCTGCCCAACTCAGGACGCCAGCTTCAGCGCCGTGCCAACAGTCTTGCCTCCTAGTCCGGACACAAGCGTCTGCGAATGCATGTACAACTCACTTTCATGCGTAGCCTCCGACGAGGCCGACAACTCCACCTACGCCGAGCTCTTCGACTACGTTTGCGGCATGGGCGGTGATCTCTGCAACGGCATCGCAGCCAACAGCACGACAGGCACTTATGGCGAATTTGGAATGTGCAGTCCCCAGCAGCAATTGGGCTATGTGCTGAATCAGTACTACAGCAGTCGTGACTCGGCGTCTACGGCTTGCGATTTCTCGGGATCTGCCACTCTCCAGCAGGCTACGAGCGCGACTGGaagctgtgctgctgctttatcttctgcaagctctgctgctggtaatggcggcggcggcgcatCTACGAGCGAGGGTGCAGCTGCTGGTGGTCATGCTGTGAGTGGTACTGTGGAGTACATCACGATGGCCGTTTTGGTGCAAGTTGCGCTCATCTCGGGCATTGGGATGATTGTGCTTTGA